The segment CTTGAAGGGCAGTGGTGAGTGGAAAGGTAATCTGGTCTTCGATCAATTGCGGTGAACGACCCATCCATTCAGTAAAAACAATCACCTGATTTTCTGATAAGTCGGGTATTGCATCTAATGGAGTATGAAAAACAGCCCATATACCCCAGCCGATAATTAGCAAGTAAGCGAGAATGACAATGAATTTATTTCTTGCACTGTAGTCTATTATTTTTTCTATCATGATAACTCCGTAGAACTTTGATTAGATTTCAGATTTGGGATTTCAGATTGTATACTAAAGATACGATGGTTCGTCTTCTTTGACGGAATATGGTTTTTCGTGTATGTTTAGCACTGTTTGCATAAATTTAAAAATCATCTTGCAAACTTCTTCATAACCTTCAATTAACTCTTTGAAGAGTTTCTCATCTTTCAATGATTTCGTATCATACAAGAACTGTAGATGTTCGATTGTTTCTTCGGCTGATGCATAAGCACGATTCAAGTAGAGAAGAAATTCATTTTTATACTTTCGTAATGAATATCCCTCAACGATGTTAGAAGAAACTGATTTTGCTGAACGGCGAATTTGGCTTCCCTCTTCATACATTTCAAATTTCGGCAAAGTCAGAGTCAATGCATGTACTTTAACAGCAAGTTCATGACTTCTCTTATATATTTCAAGTTTTCTATATCCTTCATCTGTCATAAAATAATTCTTTCAATTATTATTATCTATAATCTCAAATCTGTAATCTACAATCTATTTTACTACAATTTTTCCTTCAAGCATATCCATCCCACAGTGGAATCTGTATTCACCGGCTTGCTTCGGTGTAATTTCGATTGTGGTTGTTTTATGTGGTGTTAAATATTTCTTTATTTTAAAATCTGGAAATACAACTTCATCAGTACATTTGATTTCATCGTGCCGCTCAAAGTGAATGGTAAGCTTCTTACCTTTCGTTGCATGAATCGTTGAAGGCGAGTATCCACCGTCAACAATGATCGTTACTTCGTTCGATGGTTTAGTATTTTCATCGGTCGATGTTTTATTTTCTGTTGAAGTTCCATGCTGATGCCCACCGGTTGCTGCGGGTTGTTGAAGCTGGCTCTCAGAATCGAGTAAATAACCACCTGTTACAGCGACTATATCACTTATTTTAAGTCCGCTTAATATTTCAACACGGTCATCGGTTTGAATTCCAACAACAACATCTCGCGGCTCAAATCTATTTTCCTTCACTTCAATCCAAACAACATCCCTTTTTCCTGTAGAGATAATGGCTGAACTCGGAACGACAATCGTATTTTTTGATTGAGTTATTATCTGTGCTGTTACATACATTTGCGGTTTCAATCTTCCAGTGGGATTGTTAAATTCAGTCCGCACACGAACAGTACGGGTTTCATTATTTACGACCGGTTCAATAAAAGTTACTTTACCATCAAATCTTTCATTTGCATATGACTCAGTTATCAATTGAACTGCAGAGCCAATCTTTATGAACTGAATATCTTTCTCATACACGTCTAAATAGACCCATACTCTCGTAAGATCAGCAAGTTTGTAAAGTAACATACCTTCGTCAACATATTGACCTTCTTGGATTTCTTTAGAGATTACCGTGCCTGAAATGGGGGATGGGAAAGAAATAGCGTACAAAACCTTCTGATTCTTTTCGATTTCGAAAATCTGTGACTCGGATAAACCGAAATGAATTTGTAATCGGTCGCGAGAAGCCCGAAGTAATCCTTCTTGTTTATTTTTTGCAGCGAGAAGAAGTTCGTTCTGAGCCGAGATTAAATCAGGACTATAAAGCTCGAACAGTGGCTGACCTTTCTTAACAACCTCACCGGTATAGTTCGCATTCAGCTTCTCGAGTCTTCCTCTGAATCTTGCCGGTACAATTGCAAGATTCGGTTCTGCAAAATCCACAACGCCCACTGCGGTGACTTTCCGACTGATTGTTTGCTTTTTCACAGTTTCGGTTGCAACATTTGCAATAACCCGCTGAGTAGGGGATAGACTGACCGATTGTAACATAGCTAAATCTTCAGCCGAAGCGTCTTTCTGATTTGTCTTTTTGACAAGAGCCATTCCGCAAACAGGGCAAGCACCTGGCCTGTCTGATACAACCGATGGATGCATTGGGCATGTGTAGTAGCTTTTTTCTGCCGACTCTGCTTTGGTGACTGATTCGGTTTTAACTTCTTCTGCGTAAACTGGAGTTCGCTCCATCCCCATCGGAGATTTACCGGGATGGTCGCTTCTATCACCAGGAATCATAGAATCGGTCCAGTATAGGATTTTTCTTTCTGGTTTGGATGGAAATATTGTTGGATAGAGAAACCATCCCACTACTCCGAGGAGAACCAATGTTACAATGCTGATACTTAGTTTTTTCTTCATAATTTTACCTTTGTTATTCACTCAATACTGTTTGATATTTTACATTCGACTCCTCTGGAGTCGGTATTGTTCCTATAATTATATCTACAGACATTTGTCTCCTCTGG is part of the Bacteroidota bacterium genome and harbors:
- a CDS encoding four helix bundle protein, coding for MTDEGYRKLEIYKRSHELAVKVHALTLTLPKFEMYEEGSQIRRSAKSVSSNIVEGYSLRKYKNEFLLYLNRAYASAEETIEHLQFLYDTKSLKDEKLFKELIEGYEEVCKMIFKFMQTVLNIHEKPYSVKEDEPSYL
- a CDS encoding efflux RND transporter periplasmic adaptor subunit, with the protein product MKKKLSISIVTLVLLGVVGWFLYPTIFPSKPERKILYWTDSMIPGDRSDHPGKSPMGMERTPVYAEEVKTESVTKAESAEKSYYTCPMHPSVVSDRPGACPVCGMALVKKTNQKDASAEDLAMLQSVSLSPTQRVIANVATETVKKQTISRKVTAVGVVDFAEPNLAIVPARFRGRLEKLNANYTGEVVKKGQPLFELYSPDLISAQNELLLAAKNKQEGLLRASRDRLQIHFGLSESQIFEIEKNQKVLYAISFPSPISGTVISKEIQEGQYVDEGMLLYKLADLTRVWVYLDVYEKDIQFIKIGSAVQLITESYANERFDGKVTFIEPVVNNETRTVRVRTEFNNPTGRLKPQMYVTAQIITQSKNTIVVPSSAIISTGKRDVVWIEVKENRFEPRDVVVGIQTDDRVEILSGLKISDIVAVTGGYLLDSESQLQQPAATGGHQHGTSTENKTSTDENTKPSNEVTIIVDGGYSPSTIHATKGKKLTIHFERHDEIKCTDEVVFPDFKIKKYLTPHKTTTIEITPKQAGEYRFHCGMDMLEGKIVVK